A portion of the Halococcus salsus genome contains these proteins:
- a CDS encoding GIY-YIG nuclease family protein — translation MRGSKADLWTTWLEDTLLQDVQNPEHPDPVPFLTRVDGQLDTTDALDSYRYGKNDGDYLYLIYLANEPLDTASDITPVYVGESRNIGSRIYRHYKKIDDALPVDDWEDDGSWGSFSKYDHIAAVRDAADSRLYVWILDVDTIESSPYGVETYRQELEAKLVGLIFAHPEYRQTMTNREFAPNQALYEIGNAGHEWLTTEFTRPGTANAPPQETAPTTGYSKAELWDHWLEKYVYPDLADESTADPIPLFATDEQLQVELTDNGCLKRSASIDERIREEGQKCVHAGGLREDGCEGLIYLMYQLEDSEEGNRPGIVPRYIGKAEAYGKKNELSANFTEIAADRSSTRSFARWGDGDYWHVGELSMALFENDSRKVAWASELFESGTHRLKEQTYLWVRAWKQGVDIGPYGYEAYLAEVEPQLIGVAQASFPDRLLNKSNVPDDAPINSGEYSFEGVQ, via the coding sequence ATGCGGGGGTCAAAGGCAGATTTGTGGACCACGTGGCTGGAAGATACTCTCCTCCAAGATGTCCAGAACCCCGAGCATCCGGACCCAGTCCCATTCTTAACGAGAGTCGACGGACAGCTCGACACCACTGATGCACTCGATAGCTATCGATACGGGAAGAACGACGGCGATTACCTGTATCTCATCTACCTAGCGAATGAACCACTCGACACTGCATCCGACATCACCCCCGTCTACGTCGGTGAATCCCGAAACATTGGCTCTCGAATTTACCGACACTACAAGAAAATCGACGATGCACTCCCGGTCGATGATTGGGAAGACGACGGCTCGTGGGGCAGCTTCTCGAAGTACGACCACATCGCCGCAGTCCGGGATGCTGCCGACTCACGACTCTACGTGTGGATTCTCGACGTCGATACGATAGAGAGCTCGCCTTATGGTGTCGAGACGTATCGCCAGGAGCTCGAAGCGAAACTGGTCGGACTCATCTTCGCCCATCCGGAGTATCGGCAGACGATGACCAATCGTGAGTTCGCGCCGAATCAAGCGCTCTACGAGATCGGCAACGCCGGTCACGAGTGGCTCACGACTGAGTTCACGCGACCAGGGACTGCGAACGCACCCCCGCAAGAGACAGCACCCACGACGGGATACTCGAAAGCCGAACTCTGGGACCACTGGCTCGAGAAATACGTCTACCCAGATCTCGCGGACGAATCGACAGCTGACCCGATCCCTTTGTTCGCCACCGATGAGCAACTACAAGTCGAACTGACCGACAACGGGTGTCTCAAACGCTCGGCATCTATCGACGAACGAATTCGCGAAGAGGGCCAAAAGTGCGTCCACGCCGGGGGACTGAGAGAGGATGGATGCGAGGGATTGATCTACCTCATGTATCAGCTCGAAGACTCCGAAGAGGGTAATCGACCGGGTATCGTCCCGCGATACATCGGGAAAGCGGAAGCGTACGGGAAGAAGAACGAACTGAGCGCGAACTTCACGGAAATCGCCGCCGATCGGTCGAGTACTCGGAGCTTCGCTCGCTGGGGCGATGGAGACTACTGGCACGTCGGCGAACTCTCCATGGCACTCTTCGAAAACGATTCGCGGAAAGTGGCGTGGGCAAGCGAACTATTCGAATCAGGGACTCACCGGCTCAAGGAACAGACGTACCTCTGGGTGCGAGCTTGGAAACAAGGCGTGGACATTGGACCATATGGTTACGAGGCGTATCTCGCCGAGGTCGAGCCACAGCTCATCGGCGTTGCTCAGGCTAGCTTCCCGGATCGGCTGCTGAACAAAAGCAACGTTCCTGATGACGCTCCAATCAATTCGGGTGAATACTCGTTTGAGGGTGTTCAGTAA
- a CDS encoding cold shock domain-containing protein: MPRLHRYAPNNEKNGFYIYANHNGQSVTYQVTAIAYRILKKLGYRDGDTISGEILYALHRFKLIYTHRSGVKPPKSLKEIPTISEEAISPSSRKEFFELLLREGDLSESQRGQLVDYLRERHPTETAEKNPTQTTSGTTKWRPDKPRSGTIYYGTVDFFNDTGGYGFISCSELAEDVFYHMEDLGGPDVQEGTKVAFVHTTAEKGPRATHVQPGVNSEGSTTLKDRRHQIRSDTFDSRPSLFEFQKAKTYDEPVAITFLGTAGERPTDDRITSSILLKRGNEQFLFDVGEGTQQRLTSHCSNIDIDAIFLTSVAIDHTGGLGPLLRRYTAEKRTRKLHVYTPVGTGERIESLIDAFGEFDYPIVVLEVSEGEVLSTGEYSIEAIETSSNDPSIGYVLKEMPHQGAFDEIHAKALGVLDKTLYRKLSKGEKVSLEGGREVDPRQVFGDPIAGRHIVYTGDTRPADTVVEGSQNADLLIHESAGPKRVAEQTHTIGHSTAVDAGRIAARAKAKKLVLTNFAPETETPSKEFSQAAKTAFDNEVEIAADRFKIELPPPASSTRSVEWPVEVSDEKVSFRQLEEGAYIQVKIDRVKESGLGLSKRGRVHIDDAEGHDSENVIVRITDKRSGYAKATIEAPPADETVRSLQIPTPKHRSSKSSSKKKTSHRKSKQRKSRPAIGRNPFRKRSGSNRSLVRKKL, translated from the coding sequence TTCAAACTAATCTACACACACCGGTCAGGAGTTAAGCCGCCTAAATCGCTCAAAGAGATTCCAACGATATCCGAAGAAGCGATATCTCCAAGCTCTCGAAAAGAGTTTTTTGAGCTGCTTCTACGAGAAGGGGACCTAAGTGAGAGCCAACGTGGCCAACTGGTCGACTACCTTCGTGAACGACACCCCACAGAAACGGCGGAGAAAAATCCAACTCAGACGACATCGGGGACTACGAAATGGCGACCCGACAAACCCCGCTCGGGAACCATCTACTATGGCACTGTAGATTTCTTTAACGACACCGGTGGATACGGGTTCATCTCATGTTCGGAACTCGCAGAAGACGTTTTCTACCACATGGAGGATCTCGGTGGCCCTGACGTTCAAGAAGGCACTAAGGTAGCATTTGTTCACACTACCGCCGAGAAAGGGCCCCGTGCAACCCATGTACAACCAGGTGTCAACAGTGAAGGAAGTACCACGCTGAAAGACCGAAGACACCAGATCCGTAGTGATACGTTTGATTCTCGCCCCTCACTTTTTGAGTTCCAAAAGGCAAAGACATACGATGAGCCCGTCGCCATCACATTCCTTGGAACAGCCGGAGAACGTCCAACAGACGACAGAATAACGAGTTCGATACTTCTGAAACGAGGAAACGAGCAGTTCCTGTTTGATGTCGGAGAGGGAACCCAGCAGCGTTTGACGTCACATTGCTCTAACATAGACATCGATGCAATATTCCTCACGTCGGTAGCCATCGATCATACTGGCGGATTAGGCCCTCTCCTCAGGAGATACACTGCTGAGAAGCGGACAAGGAAGCTGCATGTCTACACCCCTGTAGGGACCGGTGAGAGAATTGAGAGCCTTATCGACGCATTCGGTGAGTTCGATTACCCAATAGTTGTTCTCGAAGTAAGCGAGGGAGAAGTACTCTCTACAGGAGAGTACAGCATTGAGGCAATTGAGACGTCCTCAAACGATCCCTCCATAGGGTATGTACTGAAAGAGATGCCCCATCAAGGGGCGTTCGACGAGATCCATGCAAAGGCGCTCGGGGTACTCGACAAAACTCTCTACAGAAAACTGAGTAAAGGCGAGAAGGTCTCATTGGAGGGTGGCCGTGAGGTCGACCCTCGGCAAGTCTTTGGGGACCCGATAGCAGGTCGACATATCGTATATACTGGCGACACACGGCCAGCAGACACAGTTGTTGAGGGTTCTCAAAACGCGGATTTACTAATCCATGAATCCGCTGGGCCAAAGCGGGTGGCTGAACAGACCCATACGATAGGTCACTCGACAGCAGTCGATGCTGGTCGAATTGCCGCACGAGCAAAGGCCAAAAAGCTAGTTTTGACCAACTTTGCGCCGGAGACTGAGACCCCATCGAAGGAATTCAGTCAAGCAGCGAAGACAGCCTTTGACAACGAGGTTGAAATCGCTGCGGATAGATTCAAGATAGAGCTTCCACCACCTGCGTCATCCACCCGATCGGTCGAGTGGCCTGTGGAAGTAAGCGATGAAAAGGTGAGCTTTCGACAACTCGAAGAGGGTGCCTACATCCAGGTAAAAATTGATCGGGTCAAAGAATCAGGGCTCGGACTGTCGAAAAGGGGTCGAGTGCATATCGATGACGCCGAAGGCCACGACTCAGAGAACGTGATTGTGAGAATTACGGACAAGAGATCAGGATATGCAAAAGCGACCATTGAAGCACCGCCAGCAGATGAAACAGTCCGCTCGCTTCAGATCCCTACTCCGAAGCATCGGTCCTCTAAGTCGTCGTCAAAAAAGAAAACGTCACATCGTAAATCCAAACAGCGGAAGAGTCGTCCTGCTATTGGTCGGAACCCATTCCGTAAGAGAAGTGGGAGCAACCGATCGTTAGTTCGGAAGAAGCTCTAA
- a CDS encoding SDR family NAD(P)-dependent oxidoreductase, protein MSGQQGRLQDKVALITGGANGIGRATTERFLEEGARVVVGDIEEPEPYDAGDADFVELNVADEDDWENVADHIQSEYGQLDVLFNNAGIIAYDTITEIDLETWENEISVDQTGVMLGMKHSIPVMRETGGGSIINSSSIWGNVGAEGTAAYQAAKGAVRNMSKNAAITYADDDIRVNSLHPGAIDTPLMERQDDELNEAVIAATPMGRQADPREIANGVLFVASDEASFMTGSELVIDGGYLAQ, encoded by the coding sequence ATGTCTGGACAACAGGGACGTCTCCAAGACAAGGTAGCATTGATCACCGGCGGTGCAAACGGAATCGGTCGTGCGACTACGGAGCGCTTTCTGGAAGAAGGTGCCAGGGTGGTGGTCGGGGATATCGAAGAGCCAGAGCCGTATGATGCTGGGGATGCTGATTTCGTCGAGCTCAATGTCGCCGATGAAGATGACTGGGAGAACGTCGCAGACCACATCCAATCGGAGTACGGCCAACTAGACGTTCTGTTCAACAATGCGGGCATCATTGCATACGATACGATAACAGAAATCGACTTAGAGACCTGGGAAAACGAGATCAGCGTCGATCAGACGGGAGTAATGTTGGGGATGAAACACAGTATCCCCGTCATGAGAGAAACAGGTGGAGGGTCGATTATCAATAGCTCCTCAATCTGGGGGAATGTCGGGGCCGAAGGAACGGCAGCGTACCAAGCAGCGAAGGGCGCAGTCCGCAACATGTCGAAAAACGCCGCAATTACCTACGCGGATGACGATATTCGTGTCAACTCGCTTCATCCGGGTGCTATCGATACACCCCTTATGGAACGGCAAGACGATGAGCTCAACGAAGCGGTCATCGCTGCGACACCCATGGGACGGCAGGCGGATCCACGAGAAATCGCCAATGGCGTTCTATTTGTCGCAAGCGACGAGGCCAGCTTCATGACCGGATCCGAACTGGTTATCGACGGTGGGTATCTCGCCCAGTGA